In the genome of Metabacillus litoralis, the window AGTGTCAACAGTGTTTCTTGAATTATTTGATAATTTAGATTACTTAAATAATTTGTATACGCTTACATTGTTGGTATAAGTGGAAAGGCTATTTTAAAAAAATTTAAAACTTTTTTTAAAATCCGCAAATGTGGAGTTGGAATAAAGGAAATAATTGCATGCTTTTTTGGGGGTGTTTTGAATGAGTATCTCTGTTTTACTTCTAATCAAATATTACAATGGATCCTAATTGAAGAAAACAAACACGTTAGCTAATCTTACAAACTTTTTTTAATGAGTAGAAATAGGATCACAAAACATTAAAAAACCTTCCATTATCTAATTAATGAAAGGTTGTATGTATTAGTTATGGCGTCCCAGGAGAGATTCGAACTCCCGACCGACGGCTTAGAAGGCCGTTGCTCTATCCTGCTGAGCTACTGGGACATAGATATAAAATAGTGTAAAGTTTACTTGTTCTAAAGTCGTAATGTCGTCCCGATTTCAGAAAGTTTATTCAAGGAGCGGTCAATCGGTACGCTGTAGCATATTCATTGGAGGATAATCAATCGTGCTCTATCCTGCTGAGCTACTGGGCCGATTAATCATCAGCGACATATATTATTATATTTCCCGACACAACAAATGTCAACATAAAAAATAACTTTTTTTAGATAGAGGGAGTTAACCTCCCTCAAACATTTATTTAAGTGTAAAGCTCTTAGAGAGTTCCGGAAATTCCTGGCCATTTACTTCATAAAACGTTACATTTGCTATGCTATTTTCAAGCTCTAGTATAGCATACGTTTTTTGTTTTCGCATCACAGGAAGTCTTATGCTGCCAGGATTAATTAATAATACATCATCAATCATTTCTGCGTTTGCTATATGAGAATGTCCATAGCATGCGATTTTTGCGCTAGTCTCCATTGCCCTATACTTTAAGCTCATAAGTGTCATTTTAACATTATACAGGTGACCGTGTGTCATATACAGAGTAATGCCACTAAGATCCTCAATGATTTCATTCGGAAGATCTGACCCAAAATCACAATTCCCTTTTACACCTTTAAAAGAAATTAATTCCTTGCTATTAGATGATAGTTCAGAATCACCACAATGAAGCATCATATCTACTTCATCTTTATGTCTATTCTGTATTTCTAAAAGTTCCGTAGTCAATCCGTGACTATCACTTAAAATAAGTACCTTCATTTTTTCATTCGCCTCGATTATTGTTCATTTCATAAGTCCTTGAATCTTTTGTAAAGCTTCTGCACGATGACTGATTTGGTTTTTTTCTTCTTTTGACAACTCCGCCATTGTTTTTGTAGTATTTTTCACCGTAAAAATCGGGTCATAGCCAAATCCGCCATCACCACTTGGCTCTTTCGCAATGTAGCCTTCACATTCCCCAACAACAGTTTGTGTTTTCTGTCCAGGTATAGACACTGCTAAAGCACAAATAAACCTAGCTGTGCGTTCTTCCTCGCTTTGAACACTTTTTAATTTTTCAAGCACCTTGATCATATTCGCTTTATCATCTTTTTCAGGACCTGCATATCTCGCAGAATAAACACCTGGCTCTCCGTTCAAATAATCGACCGCTAATCCTGAATCATCTGCAATTGTTAATATATTATAGTGTTCTGATACAGCCTCAGCCTTAAGAATTGCATTTTCTTCAAAGGTTTTACCGGTTTCTTCAACATCAACTGAATTTGGAAAATCTAAAAGAGACTGAACTTGATAACCTAGCGGGGCTAATATTGCTTCAAATTCTCTAACTTTTCCTTTATTTTTTGTGGCAATAATGATTTGTTTCAATTTTCTGCACCCTGTTTCTTTACATTTTCTTCAACTATGAGTGAAACATCTCCGAGTACTGCTTTTTGCTCTTCAATAAGCGCTTTAATTCCTATCTCAGCTAAATCAAGCATACTATTTAATTCATGTCTGGTAAATGTTGCTTCTTCTCCAGTACCTTGTACCTCAACCAAATGACCACTTGATGTCATAATAACGTTCATGTCAACTAACGCACTTGAATCCTCTTTGTAGTCCAAGTCTAAAATTTCTCCATACTCTGAATCTATTCCAACAGATATAGCTGCTAGAAAATCTGTAATCGGTAATGTTTTTAGTTTGCCATTATTCATTAATTTTTCTAAAGCAATAACCATTGCTACAAATGCCCCAGTAATGGAAGCAGTTCGTGTACCACCATCTGCTTGAATAACATCACAGTCAACCCAGATTGTTCTTTCTCCAAGCTCATTTAGATTAACAACAGCACGTAACGCCCTTCCTATTAGGCGTTGAATTTCCATTGTTCGTCCAGTAATTTTTCCTTTAGAAGATTCTCTGATTGTTCGCTGCTCTGTTGCTCTAGGGAGCATTGAATACTCTGCAGTAATCCATCCTTTACCTTCTCCCCTCATAAAGGGTGGTACTCGATCTTCTATACTTGCATTACAAATTACCTTTGTGTCACCAACAGTTATTAAGACAGAACCTTCCGGGTGAATGATAAAATCCTTAACTATTTCTACTTTTCTTATCTGATTTCTTTCTCGGCCGTCATGTCTCAATTTTTTCCCTCCAATGAAAAGCTGCTTATTAAAATTGTAAGTCTGTTTTCTAATACTTTGTTGTCTTAATTCAGTCGAGCGTGCCAACACCGACGTTCCATTGCATTCCAGACACTTGCTTTCCGCGGGGAGGAAGCCAAGCCTCCTCGGCTTTGCCTGCGGGGTCTTGGCCTTTCCTCTACCTCCCGCAGGAGTCAAGTGTCTTCCGCTCCATTTCACTTTAGTTTAAAAAATTATATTCAAAAGCAACGATGTATCCAAAAAAACAGGCTATGTAAACAAGAAATAAGAGGTAGCTTAAATAAGCATACCTCTCTTTACCCATTATATAGTATATCAAAAACCTGATATTAAAAACTACCTGTATTCACTTTAGTTGGTCTTGTTACAGGCTCTGTTAACTTTTCTCCATTTTCATTGATTAGCTCTGATTTTCCATTAACTGTAACAGCCACACTTTCAATACCATCTTGCTCTGTTAATGTTAAAACCAATGCTTCAAGTACTTGAGAAGAAATAATTTTTTGTTCTTCATCAAGGCTTCCATAAATGGATTCATTGAAATCAAGTGTTACTTTACCATTTTCGTACTTAGGAGCACTTAGAAGTTCAACACCTTCTTGGAAATCACTCATTAAACCTGTGGATGCAGACGGTCCTTCTGCAAGCTCATTTACTGCTGCAACAATTGGATCTTTTTCTTCATTGCTAATTCGCTTTGTAACAGGAACATAATATTGACTACCATCTGACTCTGCTAAATAATAAACAGTTAATGGGTGGCTGTCTGTAATATCAACTACATCACTTGAATCATGGTTAATACCATCTTCTCTGCTAACACCATCCTGTATTGGAGTACCGTTTACAGGCATCTCTTTCTGTTCATGACCGTTTACCCAAATCTTCACATTCTTAACTGAATCAAATTGCGTTAATGTCCACGTAATGGATTGAAGAATTTTAGCTTCATCTTCTTTTTTATAATTATTAAATTCCTTTGAAAAATCGGCAATGGCAGTACCATCTTCTGTTATATTTACTCCCAATACTTGTGTATCCTGTGGAAGTACAGCTCTAAATCCATTCGGTAGCATATTTGAGACAGGACCACCTTCAACTAAATACTCTAATGATTGTTTTGCAACACTGTCAGTTTTAGGTAGATTCATAGCATACGGAACAACAAATCCACTTTTGTCTATTAAGTAGAGCTGACTTGTTACTGATTCCTCTGCTTGATCACTCTTTACATCTTCCACACCATTTTCGGTTTCTACCTGTGCACCATCTTCCATAATATTCACATCTTGTGGTGGATCAATTTCTTTAGTAGCTTCTTCTGCATTGAACAAACCACAACCAGAAAGTAGCAATGATGATGCAATAACCGTGACTGCAATCTGTTTGTTGTATTTAGACATTAAAATCCCTCCAAAGGCAGTTTGTACTAATATGTATACGAGCTATTTCTCATTTTAGACCATTTTTTGTACAAACTTTTCAGAATGAGGATTTTGAGAGATAAATAGATATAATAAAAACACAGTGCATCACTGTGTTTTTATAATGTACGATGTTTCTGATTCATCTGATTTAATGTAATTGATTCTACATGTTTAACAGGTTGCTCGAACCATTTTGATGCAATTTTTTCGAACAACTGCTTTGGACCTGTTGTTAAAAAACGGTGATTCTTTTTACCTGAAAATAAATTGAGAGTTTTATTGAATGATAATATTGTACTAACCTCTCGGGCGGTTTCATCTCCAGAACAGATTATTTTCACGGCTTGTCCCATATACTCTTCAATTTGCGATTGCAAAATGGGATAATGTGTACACCCTAAAATTAACGTATCGATTTCACTACCCTTAAAAGCTGAAAGAGAATCATTAACAATTTTTTGAGCCTCTTCCCCTTCAAATTCTCCACTTTCTACTAACGGAACAAATTTAGGGCAAGCAAGACTCTCAACAATTAGCTGATTATTTAATGTTTTTAATGCTGTTTCATATGCAGCACTTTGAATGGTATTAATTGTACCGATAACCCCGATATGATCATTTTTTGTTACTTTTACAGCTGTTCTTGCCCCTGGAAAAATAACACCTATTACGGGAATATCCACGTTTTCTTGAATTTCCTCTAGAGCAATGGCTGTTGCTGTATTACAAGCAATAACCAGCATTTTTATATGGTGGTTTTCTAACAGATAATTTGTCATTTCCCAGGTAAACCTGCGTACTTCTTCAGCCGGTCTTGGTCCGTATGGACAACGTGCTGTATCACCTAAATAGATGATTTCTTCTTTTGGTAATTGTCTCATGATTTCTTTTGCGACAGTTAACCCACCTACGCCAGAATCAATGACACCGATTGGTCTTTTCAAATCATCGCCTCATTCTTAACTCATTTCTTGTTGTAGTTTTATTAACGATTTTTCAAGTATTACTAATTCTTCTTCTTCAAAGTTAACCAGCATATCTCTTAAATAATTTTGTCTTTTTTGAATAACTTCCTCAATAATCCGCTCGCCCTCTGCTAATAAGTGTATTCTTACAATTCTTCTGTCATGAGTATCTTTTACTCTGATAACCAATTGGTTCTTTTCCATACGATCCACTAAATCGGTTGTCGTACTACATGCTAAAAACATTTTATTAGAAAGCTCTCCAATTGTTAAGTCACCATTTTCCCATAACCATTGTAAGGCAACAAACTGAGGTGGTGTTATATGATAGTCATTTAAAATTTCCCGACCTTTTTGTTTAATAATTCCTGATATATGACGAAGTGCCTTTTCAAGATCAGATACAGTTTGTGTTTTATCAATTCCTTGATTTATGCTCAACTTTAACCCTCTCTAAACCATTATAATGTTATCTTTTTATATCAATGTTATTTTCCCTGTTTTTTTAATAAATTGCAAGTTACATATTTTTCAACAAATTCTATATATAAATTTTAAATCATTCTGTATAAAGTAATAACCGGCTCCCTTTATGAAAAGGATAGCCGGTATTGGTTAGAGCTCGAGTTCACCCATTCGAAGGAGCTCAACAACCGCTTGAGAGCGTCCCTTAACACCAAGCTTTTGCATCGCATTTGAGATATGATTTCGAACCGTTTTTTCACTTATAAAGAGCTCACTAGCAATCTCTTTCGTCGTTTTATCTTGAACTAACAATTCGAATACTTCTCTCTCTCTTTTCGTGAGTAGTGGCTTTGATTGAAACTCTTTCTCTTTCAAGTATTGTAACCCTCCTTGCTAAGGTGAGAGCTGATCTAACGGATGGGTATATATTTAGTCAACATATACTATGTGTAACCGAGGGGGACTGTGACAGATTCAGAACGGAAAAGATGTTTAACTGCGTCCATTTTATTAATTCTTTATTGTTTCATATGCTGTTAAACATTTTTTATCTTCTTCAGACCATGGAACACTCTTTCCTGTTCGTTGTGAGATCTGTACAATTGTTCCTCGGCCTACAAAAATACTCTCCCTATGATCGTTTACTCCTAAGTAATGCAAATCAACCGAAGATGTGCCTATACGGTTTA includes:
- a CDS encoding XTP/dITP diphosphatase; amino-acid sequence: MKQIIIATKNKGKVREFEAILAPLGYQVQSLLDFPNSVDVEETGKTFEENAILKAEAVSEHYNILTIADDSGLAVDYLNGEPGVYSARYAGPEKDDKANMIKVLEKLKSVQSEEERTARFICALAVSIPGQKTQTVVGECEGYIAKEPSGDGGFGYDPIFTVKNTTKTMAELSKEEKNQISHRAEALQKIQGLMK
- the gerE gene encoding spore germination transcription factor GerE codes for the protein MKEKEFQSKPLLTKREREVFELLVQDKTTKEIASELFISEKTVRNHISNAMQKLGVKGRSQAVVELLRMGELEL
- the racE gene encoding glutamate racemase — encoded protein: MKRPIGVIDSGVGGLTVAKEIMRQLPKEEIIYLGDTARCPYGPRPAEEVRRFTWEMTNYLLENHHIKMLVIACNTATAIALEEIQENVDIPVIGVIFPGARTAVKVTKNDHIGVIGTINTIQSAAYETALKTLNNQLIVESLACPKFVPLVESGEFEGEEAQKIVNDSLSAFKGSEIDTLILGCTHYPILQSQIEEYMGQAVKIICSGDETAREVSTILSFNKTLNLFSGKKNHRFLTTGPKQLFEKIASKWFEQPVKHVESITLNQMNQKHRTL
- the rph gene encoding ribonuclease PH, producing MRHDGRERNQIRKVEIVKDFIIHPEGSVLITVGDTKVICNASIEDRVPPFMRGEGKGWITAEYSMLPRATEQRTIRESSKGKITGRTMEIQRLIGRALRAVVNLNELGERTIWVDCDVIQADGGTRTASITGAFVAMVIALEKLMNNGKLKTLPITDFLAAISVGIDSEYGEILDLDYKEDSSALVDMNVIMTSSGHLVEVQGTGEEATFTRHELNSMLDLAEIGIKALIEEQKAVLGDVSLIVEENVKKQGAEN
- a CDS encoding metallophosphoesterase family protein gives rise to the protein MKVLILSDSHGLTTELLEIQNRHKDEVDMMLHCGDSELSSNSKELISFKGVKGNCDFGSDLPNEIIEDLSGITLYMTHGHLYNVKMTLMSLKYRAMETSAKIACYGHSHIANAEMIDDVLLINPGSIRLPVMRKQKTYAILELENSIANVTFYEVNGQEFPELSKSFTLK
- a CDS encoding MarR family winged helix-turn-helix transcriptional regulator; this encodes MNQGIDKTQTVSDLEKALRHISGIIKQKGREILNDYHITPPQFVALQWLWENGDLTIGELSNKMFLACSTTTDLVDRMEKNQLVIRVKDTHDRRIVRIHLLAEGERIIEEVIQKRQNYLRDMLVNFEEEELVILEKSLIKLQQEMS
- a CDS encoding GerMN domain-containing protein, which translates into the protein MSKYNKQIAVTVIASSLLLSGCGLFNAEEATKEIDPPQDVNIMEDGAQVETENGVEDVKSDQAEESVTSQLYLIDKSGFVVPYAMNLPKTDSVAKQSLEYLVEGGPVSNMLPNGFRAVLPQDTQVLGVNITEDGTAIADFSKEFNNYKKEDEAKILQSITWTLTQFDSVKNVKIWVNGHEQKEMPVNGTPIQDGVSREDGINHDSSDVVDITDSHPLTVYYLAESDGSQYYVPVTKRISNEEKDPIVAAVNELAEGPSASTGLMSDFQEGVELLSAPKYENGKVTLDFNESIYGSLDEEQKIISSQVLEALVLTLTEQDGIESVAVTVNGKSELINENGEKLTEPVTRPTKVNTGSF